A region from the Aquimarina sp. ERC-38 genome encodes:
- a CDS encoding pyridoxamine 5'-phosphate oxidase family protein, giving the protein MSKIEEYLTDPIQDFIKKQPLFFTGTAASTGSVNVSPKGMDSLRIVDHKTILWLNLTGSGNETAAHVLQNPRITLMWCSFDEKPLILRVYGKAVAYELDTVKFKKYSAFFPNYPGSRQIFEVNIERVQSSCGFAVPRMDLVEERTMLTSWAAKQGKEKLVEYRTKKNAKSIDGFDTK; this is encoded by the coding sequence ATGAGTAAAATTGAAGAATACTTAACCGATCCAATACAGGATTTTATTAAGAAACAACCTTTATTTTTCACGGGTACTGCTGCCAGTACCGGAAGCGTTAATGTATCTCCTAAAGGAATGGACAGCTTACGTATCGTAGATCATAAAACCATACTATGGTTAAACCTAACTGGTAGCGGAAATGAAACGGCTGCCCATGTTTTACAAAATCCGCGGATTACTTTAATGTGGTGTTCTTTTGATGAAAAACCCTTAATTCTTAGAGTTTATGGAAAAGCAGTTGCGTATGAACTAGATACCGTAAAATTTAAAAAATACAGTGCTTTCTTTCCTAATTATCCCGGTAGTCGTCAGATTTTTGAAGTTAATATCGAAAGGGTTCAATCCTCTTGCGGTTTTGCGGTACCTCGTATGGATCTTGTTGAAGAGCGAACCATGCTAACCAGTTGGGCAGCAAAACAAGGTAAAGAAAAGTTGGTAGAGTATCGAACGAAAAAGAATGCTAAAAGTATTGACGGTTTTGATACTAAATAA